The window CGGCTTTCGCGGCGCGACAATGCGCTTTCAACGATGAGCGAAGCCACGTCAACCAGGTTGCGCAGTTCCAGCAGATCGCGCGTGATCCGGAAATGCGAGTAGTACTCGTAGATTTCTTCGCGCAGCAGACGGATGCGATGCTGCGCGCGTTCCAGGCGCTTGGTGGTGCGCACGATGCCGACATAATTCCACATGAAGCGGCGCAGCTCGTCCCAGTTATGCGCGATCACCACTTCTTCATCGGCATCGGTGACGCGGCTTTCATCCCAGGCAGGCAGGGGCAGCGAGCGCGGCTTGGGTAATTGCTCGATATGCTGTGCGGCTGCACGTCCGAGGACCAGGCATTCGAGCAGGGAATTGCTGGCGAGGCGGTTTGCGCCATGCAGGCCGGTGTAGGCGGTTTCGCCGACTGCATACAAGCCGGGCAGGTCGGTACGGCCGCACATGTCGGTCACGACGCCGCCGCACGTGTAATGCGCAGCCGGCACGACCGGAATCGGCTGGCGGGTGATATCGATGCCCAGTTCCAGGCAGCGCGCATAGATGGTCGGGAAGTGTTCTTTCAAAAATTCAGGAGGCTGGTGGCTGATATCGAGGTCGACATGATCGAGGCCGCGTTTCTTGATTTCAAAGTCGATGGCCCTGGCCACCACATCGCGCGGTGCCAGTTCCGCCCGCTCGTCATGCCATTCCATGAAGCGCTGGCCTGCCGCTACGCCTGCGGCGGCGGGCAGCTTGAGCAGACCACCCTCGCCGCGCACCGCTTCGCTGATCAGGAAGGATTTGGCGTAGGGATGGTACAGGCAGGTCGGATGGAACTGGATGAATTCCATGTTCGCGACCCGGCAGCCGGCACGCCACGCCATTGCGATTCCGTCGCCGGTCGCGGTATCCGGGTTGGTGGTGTACAGATAGACTTTTCCCGCACCGCCGGTTGCCAGCACGGTCTGGTCGGCGGCCAGCGTGCTGACCTTGCCGGTGGCTACATCCTGCACGTACAGGCCCATGCAATACGGGACACCGGTCGTGCCCGGCACCTTGTCGGACTTGATGACATCGATTGCGAAATGGTTTTCCAGGACGGTGATGTTTGGATGCGCGCGCGCTTTCTGTTCAAGCGTCAGTTGCACGGCGTGGCCAGTGGCGTCGGCCGCGTGAATGATGCGGCGCTCGCTGTGGCCGCCTTCGCGGGTGAGGTGATAACCGAGCTCCGCGGTCGGATCACGGGTGAATGGTACGCCCTGTTCAATCAGCCATTCGATCGCGGCGCGGCTGTTTTCGACGATC is drawn from Noviherbaspirillum saxi and contains these coding sequences:
- the nadB gene encoding L-aspartate oxidase, which produces MKFDVAIVGSGLAGLSVALHLAKTRKVAVISKRSLLDGASNWAQGGIAAVLDSGDSHDKHISDTLVAGAGLCDETATREIVENSRAAIEWLIEQGVPFTRDPTAELGYHLTREGGHSERRIIHAADATGHAVQLTLEQKARAHPNITVLENHFAIDVIKSDKVPGTTGVPYCMGLYVQDVATGKVSTLAADQTVLATGGAGKVYLYTTNPDTATGDGIAMAWRAGCRVANMEFIQFHPTCLYHPYAKSFLISEAVRGEGGLLKLPAAAGVAAGQRFMEWHDERAELAPRDVVARAIDFEIKKRGLDHVDLDISHQPPEFLKEHFPTIYARCLELGIDITRQPIPVVPAAHYTCGGVVTDMCGRTDLPGLYAVGETAYTGLHGANRLASNSLLECLVLGRAAAQHIEQLPKPRSLPLPAWDESRVTDADEEVVIAHNWDELRRFMWNYVGIVRTTKRLERAQHRIRLLREEIYEYYSHFRITRDLLELRNLVDVASLIVESALSRRESRGLHFSQDYPETLPKALPTVLSPDRR